The sequence TTTTGTTGCTGCTACTACTGCAACTTTGGGTGTTCCTTCTCCCTGTCTTTCCAAAACCAGATCTTTTGATGATTCTCCACATTCAGTCTCTGATAACCAAAGTTTAAGGAAAGGGGACctagaagaagaagcagaGCTGTTGATGGCCTTAAAATTATCAGAGGCTGAATTACCCACTTCTACGGGTAATATGCTAGTAGCTGATGTTAGCGAAGGAGTTCTATCTGCTGCTTCAGATAAACATACAAGTTCAAAGGAGTCGGTGCCTGTAAGTTCTGTAGATATGTTGAAGGGGCATGTAGGTACTGCTCATGGTGATACTGCTTTGAGCAATGATCATAATAATCTCAAATCTGTGGAAACTCTTCTCGGGGATATGACATGTTCTCCCTCAATGACTGATCTGAGCAAGCCTATGGAAACTCTTCCAGGGGAAATAACAGGTTCTCCCTCAAAGACGACTGATCAGAGTAACCTCCCTGATCTGTCAACTTATAAGGAATCCAGAGAACATAATGCTTCTACTGACATTGCTAAGAATTGTAATATTAAGATGTCAGTGCAGATTGAAGATACATTGACTCAATCAGAAAATTTTGTATTGGCAAATGAAGATGGTATTGTTTTTTCTCGAGGAGGTGAAATGGTTAAGAGTCCATTAGAGTCCATAGCTAATGTTCATGAAGCAGCAGATATTTCAAGTGGGCGTGATCCAGCAGAAGCATCAGGGTTATCTATGCCAAACCCAGATTCAGACTCGTCTAGTGGCAGACTGCAGAATGTGGATGTAACTGAAACGTTCACTTCTAGTGTTGATGGCAGCGAGCCCATTTATGAAGGAGAAGAATGCATCTTAGATTCAGGAACTGCAACTTTTGAAGATCGAGAGCCTATGTACGAAGGTGAGGTCATTCTTGCAGAACAAGCTGATAAAAGTGTGAGGTTGAAGGATGAAATCACTCCACAACAAGGTAATTAGCTTCATGTCATTGAAGTGTATCTATCATCCATCATTGATTGTAATGTGCTGATTGTATCTTTATGTTCGGTTGATGGTATGTTCTTTAATTCACTACAGGAGAGCTGATAAAGAACTTTTTGAAGAACAATGCTAGTCAGTTGACATTTTATGGGTATGTTGATCCACTGACTAACTATAGAATGTCTGAATTTGTTCTGTTATCTTTTTccccccttttcttttcccactTCGTTCAGTGAATTTCATTGCTTAGTTGGTTTTATCTCTCTTTTATACCGGGTTTACATCTAATTCATTTAGGTTTGTTATTTCTTCAGTCTATTTTGCTTACAAGATGGGCTCAAAGAACGCGAGCTTTGCGTTTTTTTCCGCAACAATCACTTCAGCACAATGTTTAAGGTTAGTTATGAGTAAGGATGTGCTTTTGCAGTATAGCTGTCAACATTAGCAGTTCTGATTTGTCCACCATTTTTGTTGTTTCATTCAATTTGAAGAAGATTTAAGAAGTTTGAgcaattttttgtttttctaattttcagTCATACAATATATTTACACTCATTTTACTTGCAGTATGATGGTGAGCTTTATCTTTTAGCTACAGACCAAGGTTATTTGAATCAGCCTGATTTGGTGTGGGAGAAACTAAATGAGGTAGGACTTTCTATTAGATCATTTCTTAGTGAGAAACATGCATTTTATGTTAGCAGAGGTTTTTGATTTTTGCtgcaaaattaacaaaataaattaatttccatAGTAAACTAATATAGTTTAGCAAATTGCCTACAAATGGAAATATTACAACATGTTATATTTTCACTATTAAATCCAAAACATAATATGAATTAGTAATGTTTCTGTcttcttattaattattctaaactTGTGCACTCAGActaaaaaacacaaaatgCATTCATTGTGATATTTCATCAGTTCTCTAAGGATTCCTTACAAGAAGCAATTGAAATCTCAAGATAATTCTTCAGCCCTTAGTTATGATATATTGAATTGTTTGTTTTAGCATCACTTTGAAGCTTGGCTTCCTAATAATTTCCCTTTCTTCCTAGGTCAATGGCGATACATTGTTCATGACAGGCAACTTCAAAGAATTTAAGGTGGAAAATCAAGGGAATGATACATGGAATGAGCATAATGCTATGGCCAGTACTGCTGTGTGTATTTCATTTTGGTCCAGTGTGTTTATGAACTTTCCATATCTGTGCATACCattaactatatttatattgaatttCTGTTTCTCAGGACTATATTGCCAGCTTTGATAATGCAGCACAAGCGGGTTTGGATATAAAGTAATTGTTTTGACTGTTTCTTTACTAATGCATAGATTTATTACTTTGTTGGAAAACATATTGTTTAAAAGGccatcattaaattttattggtCTCTACATGTAGCTTTAAATATCTTTCCATGTACTTTTTTACCATAATTTGCCTTGACTTTTCAAGATTCACATCTGTAAATGCATTGTTGTGGCAGCTCTGATCTGCAGCTAGCAATAGCTCTACAACAACAGGAGTTCGAGCAGCAGCAGCCACAACGCTCTAATGTACAGCAACCTGTTAGTGGCAATTCAAGACTGGTCACAGGTCCCCAGGTAGGCTGTAGTATATTACTCTTGGATGTTTGGATATTTTAGTGGTGCTTGAGATTGCTGATTACTGCTGCTAATTTTTTCTCCAATATTGTTCTGTGGGGCAATATGAGTTTTGCCTTGAGCTGATGtcttattaaagaaataagaacaTAGGATCTCCAGCCATCTTTCAGTTTGTGGTTGTGCATTAATACATTTGAGTCTTTGACTACCCAAAGAAAGAGGCCATTTCTATAAATTGCACTTGCAGAGTTACCACAGTTCTTGAAAGAGGTTGAAAGAATCAAAGAAGcagtaaataatttcaaaatgcTTTAGGATTTAGATTAAGTTCTGGCATTGTAGTTGTGTACTCTCACATTGTTGTGAGTTACTCCCTTTTTCAGTCATCTGCTTGATTCCCTGGACTGGAGATAAGAATATAGATACTAAATGTCATAGTTTTCTCTCGTGCACGTTTTGTTTCTATCAGCATGCCCAAAAATTGAGGACATTAACAAGAAAGGGAATCTATTGCAGGTGCAAAGAAGCAGTGGGAAATATTCATCATCTTCCAGGCCTGAAGCAAAATCAAAGGATAAGTGTATTGTGATGTGAGTTTTGCTCTGAGCCCATCTTGGAAGTCTCTACTGTAAATGGTTTGTATCTTGGCTTCATTTTGTCGATGACATTAATAAACTTAGGCAATCGCACATGTGATCTAGATAAAGATTTCCGATTGTAAAAAGTATATAGTACCGTATCGTTAGACCCTTAACCGACCCCAAAAATTTTACCGTTAATTTTAACCCCTACCCATGTAAGATGCTCTAATTTtttcgtttctttttttcttttggaataATAGGCAGTAGATGGGTAGAGTTGTTGTAGTATTGCAATTAAGACAGGAAGATCAAAGGAGGTTGTAGTTTAGTGAAAGTGTGACTTGAAATCGCATGGGTAGGTCCATTTTGAAAGGCCAGTTAGGGCCTGTGATACTGATCTATATATATGCCTGTCAATGCAATATCTCCTGGCTTAGACCTAATCATGTCCTCATTGCACGCTTGAAAAGTTTTAGGGATGTTATCTTCTATTTCTGAATAGCGTTGTTTTGATGTTGATGTGGCTGAACAAATTGACAGTGGCAGTTAGGAAATGAAGCTATATGCCTCTGTCAAGTTGGTAACCTGTTCAACACGAATGAGTTTGTGTCACGTGGGTATCAATTCAAGAAGCCTTGGTCCACACTTTTAACTTTAAGAAACTTTCGGCAATTATTTTGACTTGCATTTACTGTTTTGGTCTGAAGGATGATTTTCATCTAGTTCTGGGTTTAGAATTAAACGTCAAAAAGTccaaagcaaaaaaaaaaaaaaaaaaagaagaaattaaataaacatttGTCGTTTTGGTTGTGAGAGTTGAGGATAGACTAACGAGGATGCGAAACATGCAATGATACTAGTCGCTGCTTTCAAATCAGATAACAAagtcttattttttatttatttatttgtcgTGGTAGTAGGATCTTTCAGATCAAAGTTTCGTCGCTATGTTTCTGAACAATTCGTTTTGACGTCTTCAAAAACAAATGTCTCAATTTTGTCATGCATCTAAAACAAAAAGTCAAAACTGACTTCTAATAAGCTTGCATTTGTCCATCTAATGCATCAATATTGGTCAATagatgaataaataattaagatatattcttctatttattttttagctaattaaacattaaaaaagaaatttataactctttcattttctcaCTGACCAAATATGCAAGGAACAAGACATTTCTGTTTTGTCATTTTCCTCAATTCCTTTTCTAACGAACCAaacatttataattctataattcttttattaaccAAGAAAATAAGCTCCACCAGTGGCGATAGCAGCACCACAAATAGCAAATCCATGAATAGTTATTACAATTTAGCATAGCCGGCTACTAgaacttaaataaatctcactAACGACACAACAATCGCAGTTGAAGCTCCACCATTGAAGCTTGCAGATTTTAAATGCTGTTGAAGCTGAAAAACATACAAAAGGAGCTACAAGTTTAGGAGCTTTCTCAATTTCGACGAGACACGTGTGATGGttgctaataattaaaagtctACACGAGTTGGAGGTTCGGAATCTACTATGTTGACTTTTCCTACCGGTGATTTGGGTTGCCTGAGTCACGggttcaaattatatatagatatttatagtaattttaattatatatttttttatatataatatagtaaaaataagtatttatacgtcacttaaatttaattatctattttcaaGTAATATTaaccaagagaaaaaaatatagagaaaaaatactttaaaaaaaaacttaattagaCATGTTAATATCAAAGTCCAAAATTAAGATGCATGAACTGCTATTTATAAGATATGACCAAAAATTACAAAGTCTAAGAaacattttagtcattttttccaattattatgatttatattaagagttatttatataatagtaTTTGATGGAgataaagatatttatattattatctattagatagattTATATTGGGTATACTTATCTTTAAGGATACTTACATAGAGGAAgactcttatatatatatatatatatatatatatatatctgcaAACCTAATTTTAGAAGAGTAAGAGAGCTCTCTTATTTGCTCTCTGCATTTGTCAaccattattttctctatagtTCTTCCATAAAcattttagtttagttttcattactcttttGAAGATCGAAGAAGTTTTTCAAAAAGTAGAGAGTGATGATCAATCATCTTACTATTTGAAGAAATTCTAGATCTAGAATGTGCTTTTACTTTGTTGTtatatatctttctatttaatacaaCGATCATTGGGTCAAATATATTAGACTAGTTTTCATAAATGTTTAGTTTaacatttttacttttgtatgaatcttattatttatttatttaatgaatagtttttttattttcatatctttattagtttcagttattattgttagttaactaccaaattaatttagcaatagtaattgttatgaacatatttaggttgaatgtattaCTTCAATCTATGTAGGCATAAGAAACTTTAGTTacataattagtttgagtgactaaagaaaaagatacattaccatttcatttattagatctaggtttaaagtaaaacaaagagattattaagtaaatggctagctaaatactatttttagtatatagttttagatcataagcatttgcattgtatatttatttattatttagttactttattttatgaatattattctctcaaaatactgatttagagtgtttagatttacttctattattttatgttgataattagtttttataataaccgcttcatagttccttgagagattCACCTTGTGATGAACTTATCCTTACTATAGACGGTTCGTGCAAGTACTGAGTTAGATCTATCAGTGAGTTTACGTTAGATTATAATTGAACATAGAGGAAAGAGTTGAatctatgaaaaaaaaattatataaaaaaaagaatataattttattatttatttttagctcATATAACATTCTGGAAATGGAATAGGTGATTCGAGCAATATGGTTGgtgtttcttaatttttttaaaaacattcTTATAAGAATATTGTAAAATATGATTagtaaatcaattaatattagGGTTAGTTGTCcgaaggagaaggagaaggaatgcgacaaaagaagaaagaaagaaggggaggggaagagagaaagaaaagtcGGGAAATAAGTGATGGTGGGACTGAAAAGGACTAAACCAGTCGaccttccttttctttttctctctatgTACTTTGTTTGGGACCACTC comes from Ricinus communis isolate WT05 ecotype wild-type chromosome 5, ASM1957865v1, whole genome shotgun sequence and encodes:
- the LOC8272499 gene encoding ubiquitin carboxyl-terminal hydrolase MINDY-1 isoform X2, translated to MEMASASSSSPTTTEEQNQQQQQLQQAAAVKEKEKEKEKECVHKTKTIQFLGRTAPIVLQNDNGPCPLLAICNILLLRNNLNLSPDIAEVSQEKLLSLVAEHLIDSNSNNKDAGYVENQQQNIADAIDLLPRLATGIDVNIKFRRIDDFEFTPECAIFDLLDIPLYHGWIVDPQDYDTAIAIGSKSYNAIMGELVALETQVMEGESKNNAEEDSVDFVAATTATLGVPSPCLSKTRSFDDSPHSVSDNQSLRKGDLEEEAELLMALKLSEAELPTSTGNMLVADVSEGVLSAASDKHTSSKESVPVSSVDMLKGHVGTAHGDTALSNDHNNLKSVETLLGDMTCSPSMTDLSKPMETLPGEITGSPSKTTDQSNLPDLSTYKESREHNASTDIAKNCNIKMSVQIEDTLTQSENFVLANEDGIVFSRGGEMVKSPLESIANVHEAADISSGRDPAEASGLSMPNPDSDSSSGRLQNVDVTETFTSSVDGSEPIYEGEECILDSGTATFEDREPMYEGEVILAEQADKSVRLKDEITPQQGELIKNFLKNNASQLTFYGLFCLQDGLKERELCVFFRNNHFSTMFKYDGELYLLATDQGYLNQPDLVWEKLNEVNGDTLFMTGNFKEFKVENQGNDTWNEHNAMASTADYIASFDNAAQAGLDINSDLQLAIALQQQEFEQQQPQRSNVQQPVSGNSRLVTGPQVQRSSGKYSSSSRPEAKSKDKCIVM
- the LOC8272499 gene encoding ubiquitin carboxyl-terminal hydrolase MINDY-1 isoform X1; translated protein: MEMASASSSSPTTTEEQNQQQQQLQQAAAVKEKEKEKEKECVHKTKTIQFLGRTAPIVLQNDNGPCPLLAICNILLLRNNLNLSPDIAEVSQEKLLSLVAEHLIDSNSNVNNKDAGYVENQQQNIADAIDLLPRLATGIDVNIKFRRIDDFEFTPECAIFDLLDIPLYHGWIVDPQDYDTAIAIGSKSYNAIMGELVALETQVMEGESKNNAEEDSVDFVAATTATLGVPSPCLSKTRSFDDSPHSVSDNQSLRKGDLEEEAELLMALKLSEAELPTSTGNMLVADVSEGVLSAASDKHTSSKESVPVSSVDMLKGHVGTAHGDTALSNDHNNLKSVETLLGDMTCSPSMTDLSKPMETLPGEITGSPSKTTDQSNLPDLSTYKESREHNASTDIAKNCNIKMSVQIEDTLTQSENFVLANEDGIVFSRGGEMVKSPLESIANVHEAADISSGRDPAEASGLSMPNPDSDSSSGRLQNVDVTETFTSSVDGSEPIYEGEECILDSGTATFEDREPMYEGEVILAEQADKSVRLKDEITPQQGELIKNFLKNNASQLTFYGLFCLQDGLKERELCVFFRNNHFSTMFKYDGELYLLATDQGYLNQPDLVWEKLNEVNGDTLFMTGNFKEFKVENQGNDTWNEHNAMASTADYIASFDNAAQAGLDINSDLQLAIALQQQEFEQQQPQRSNVQQPVSGNSRLVTGPQVQRSSGKYSSSSRPEAKSKDKCIVM